The following proteins come from a genomic window of Castor canadensis chromosome 17, mCasCan1.hap1v2, whole genome shotgun sequence:
- the LOC109676896 gene encoding sodium- and chloride-dependent transporter XTRP3A isoform X1 has translation MEKARPQWGNPLQFVFACISYAVGLGNVWRFPYLCQMYGGGSFLVPYLVMLIVEGMPLLYLELAVGQRMRQGSIGAWRAISPYLGGVGVASVVVSFFLSMYYNVINAWGFWYLFHSFQDPLPWSVCPLNGNHTGYDEECEKASSTQYFWYRKTLNISPSIQENGSVQWEPALCLTLAWLMVYLCILRGTESTGKVVYFTASLPYCVLIIYLIRGLTLHGATNGLVYMFTPKIEQLANPKAWINAATQIFFSLGLGFGSLIAFASYNEPSNNCQKHAIIVSLVNSSTSIFASIVTFSIYGFKATFNYENCLNKVILLLTNSFDLEDGFLTASNLEEVKGYLASTYPGKYGEVLPHIKNCSLESELDTAVQGTGLAFIVYTEAIKNMEVSQLWSVLYFFMLLLLGMGSMLGNTAAILTPLTDSKVISSHLPKEAISGLVCLINCTIGMVFTLEAGSYWFDVFNDYAATLSLLFIVLVEAIAVCYVYGLKRFEGDLQAMTGRTLNWYWKAMWACVSPLLIIGLFVFYLSDYIVTGTLQYQAWDASQAGKKSDISSHTLDNNNGSMANGGLWKVSIYTGNIYTCGSALRHQVRKCVVRINCHCK, from the exons GCAGTTTCCTGGTCCCCTATCTCGTCATGCTCATCGTGGAGGGAATGCCACTCTTGTACCTGGAGCTGGCCGTGGGGCAACGCATGAGGCAGGGCAGCATCGGAGCCTGGAGGGCCATTAGCCCCTACCTCGGTGGTGTAG GTGTTGCTAGTGTGGTggtctccttcttcctctccatgtACTACAATGTCATCAATGCCTGGGGCTTCTGGTACCTCTTCCACTCCTTCcag GATCCCCTGCCATGGTCTGTCTGCCCATTGAATGGAAACCACACAGGCTATGATGAGGAGTGCGAGAAGGCTTCATCAACACAGTACTTCTGGTACAGGAAAACGCTCAACATCTCACCATCCATCCAGGAGAATGGAAGCGTGCAGTGGGAGCCGGCGCTGTGCCTCACCCTGGCTTGGTTGATGGTGTACCTGTGCATCCTGCGGGGTACCGAATCTACTGGCAAG GTGGTCTACTTCACTGCATCGCTGCCCTACTGTGTGCTTATCATCTATCTGATCAGAGGCCTTACACTCCACGGAGCCACCAATGGCCTGGTGTACATGTTCACCCCCAAG ATTGAGCAGCTGGCCAACCCCAAGGCCTGGATCAATGCAGCCACACAGATCTTCTTCTCGCTGGGCCTGGGGTTCGGAAGCCTCATCGCCTTCGCCAGCTACAATGAGCCTTCCAACAACTGCCAGAAACATGCCATCATTGTGTCCCTTGTCAACAGCTCCACCTCCATCTTTGCCAGCATCGTGACCTTCTCTATCTATGGCTTCAAGGCCACCTTCAACTATGAAAACTGCTTAAACAA GGTGATTCTGCTGCTGACCAACTCTTTTGACCTTGAAGATGGCTTTCTGACAGCCAGCAACCTGGAGGAGGTGAAGGGCTACCTAGCGTCCACCTACCCGGGCAAATACGGCGAGGTGCTCCCACACATTAAAAACTGCAGCTTGGAATCCGAGCTGGACACG GCTGTCCAGGGCACGGGCCTGGCCTTCATTGTCTACACTGAGGCCATTAAAAACATGGAGGTGTCCCAGCTGTGGTCGGTGCTCTACTTCttcatgctgctgctgctggggatGGGGAGCATGCTGGGGAACACGGCAGCCATCCTCACCCCTCTGACTGACAGCAAGGTCATTTCCAGCCACCTGCCCAAGGAGGCCATCTCAG GTCTGGTGTGCCTCATCAACTGCACCATCGGCATGGTGTTCACCTTGGAGGCCGGGAGCTACTGGTTTGATGTATTCAACGACTACGCAGCCACGCTGTCCCTGCTGTTCATCGTCCTGGTGGAGGCAATTGCCGTGTGTTACGTGTATGGGCTGAAGAG ATTTGAAGGTGACCTTCAGGCCATGACTGGCCGCACCCTCAACTGGTACTGGAAGGCCATGTGGGCCTGCGTGAGTCCACTGCTTATCATCGGCCTCTTTGTCTTCTATCTGAGCGACTACATCGTCACGGGAACCCTGCAGTACCAAGCATGGGATGCCTCCCAG GCTGGCAAGAAAAGTGACATTTCATCCCATACACTTGACAATAACAATGGCAGTATGGCCAATGGTGGACTCTGGAAAGTTTCTATTTATACTGGAAATATATACACCTGTGGCTCAGCTCTAAGAcatcaggtgaggaaatgtgtgGTTCGTATCAACTGTCACTGTAAATAA
- the LOC109676896 gene encoding sodium- and chloride-dependent transporter XTRP3A isoform X2 — MEKARPQWGNPLQFVFACISYAVGLGNVWRFPYLCQMYGGGSFLVPYLVMLIVEGMPLLYLELAVGQRMRQGSIGAWRAISPYLGGVGVASVVVSFFLSMYYNVINAWGFWYLFHSFQDPLPWSVCPLNGNHTGYDEECEKASSTQYFWYRKTLNISPSIQENGSVQWEPALCLTLAWLMVYLCILRGTESTGKVVYFTASLPYCVLIIYLIRGLTLHGATNGLVYMFTPKIEQLANPKAWINAATQIFFSLGLGFGSLIAFASYNEPSNNCQKHAIIVSLVNSSTSIFASIVTFSIYGFKATFNYENCLNKVILLLTNSFDLEDGFLTASNLEEVKGYLASTYPGKYGEVLPHIKNCSLESELDTAVQGTGLAFIVYTEAIKNMEVSQLWSVLYFFMLLLLGMGSMLGNTAAILTPLTDSKVISSHLPKEAISGLVCLINCTIGMVFTLEAGSYWFDVFNDYAATLSLLFIVLVEAIAVCYVYGLKRFEGDLQAMTGRTLNWYWKAMWACVSPLLIIGLFVFYLSDYIVTGTLQYQAWDASQGQLVTKDYPTYALAVIGLLVASSTMCIPLVALGTFIIHRFRRGGSASVA; from the exons GCAGTTTCCTGGTCCCCTATCTCGTCATGCTCATCGTGGAGGGAATGCCACTCTTGTACCTGGAGCTGGCCGTGGGGCAACGCATGAGGCAGGGCAGCATCGGAGCCTGGAGGGCCATTAGCCCCTACCTCGGTGGTGTAG GTGTTGCTAGTGTGGTggtctccttcttcctctccatgtACTACAATGTCATCAATGCCTGGGGCTTCTGGTACCTCTTCCACTCCTTCcag GATCCCCTGCCATGGTCTGTCTGCCCATTGAATGGAAACCACACAGGCTATGATGAGGAGTGCGAGAAGGCTTCATCAACACAGTACTTCTGGTACAGGAAAACGCTCAACATCTCACCATCCATCCAGGAGAATGGAAGCGTGCAGTGGGAGCCGGCGCTGTGCCTCACCCTGGCTTGGTTGATGGTGTACCTGTGCATCCTGCGGGGTACCGAATCTACTGGCAAG GTGGTCTACTTCACTGCATCGCTGCCCTACTGTGTGCTTATCATCTATCTGATCAGAGGCCTTACACTCCACGGAGCCACCAATGGCCTGGTGTACATGTTCACCCCCAAG ATTGAGCAGCTGGCCAACCCCAAGGCCTGGATCAATGCAGCCACACAGATCTTCTTCTCGCTGGGCCTGGGGTTCGGAAGCCTCATCGCCTTCGCCAGCTACAATGAGCCTTCCAACAACTGCCAGAAACATGCCATCATTGTGTCCCTTGTCAACAGCTCCACCTCCATCTTTGCCAGCATCGTGACCTTCTCTATCTATGGCTTCAAGGCCACCTTCAACTATGAAAACTGCTTAAACAA GGTGATTCTGCTGCTGACCAACTCTTTTGACCTTGAAGATGGCTTTCTGACAGCCAGCAACCTGGAGGAGGTGAAGGGCTACCTAGCGTCCACCTACCCGGGCAAATACGGCGAGGTGCTCCCACACATTAAAAACTGCAGCTTGGAATCCGAGCTGGACACG GCTGTCCAGGGCACGGGCCTGGCCTTCATTGTCTACACTGAGGCCATTAAAAACATGGAGGTGTCCCAGCTGTGGTCGGTGCTCTACTTCttcatgctgctgctgctggggatGGGGAGCATGCTGGGGAACACGGCAGCCATCCTCACCCCTCTGACTGACAGCAAGGTCATTTCCAGCCACCTGCCCAAGGAGGCCATCTCAG GTCTGGTGTGCCTCATCAACTGCACCATCGGCATGGTGTTCACCTTGGAGGCCGGGAGCTACTGGTTTGATGTATTCAACGACTACGCAGCCACGCTGTCCCTGCTGTTCATCGTCCTGGTGGAGGCAATTGCCGTGTGTTACGTGTATGGGCTGAAGAG ATTTGAAGGTGACCTTCAGGCCATGACTGGCCGCACCCTCAACTGGTACTGGAAGGCCATGTGGGCCTGCGTGAGTCCACTGCTTATCATCGGCCTCTTTGTCTTCTATCTGAGCGACTACATCGTCACGGGAACCCTGCAGTACCAAGCATGGGATGCCTCCCAG GGACAGCTGGTGACCAAGGATTACCCCACGTATGCACTAGCTGTCATTGGGCTGCTTGTGGCCTCCTCTACCATGTGCATCCCCCTGGTGGCCTTGGGGACTTTCATCATTCACCGATTCAGGAGGGGAGGCTCAGCCTCCGTGGCCTGA